In Pithys albifrons albifrons isolate INPA30051 chromosome 6, PitAlb_v1, whole genome shotgun sequence, a single genomic region encodes these proteins:
- the AHSA1 gene encoding activator of 90 kDa heat shock protein ATPase homolog 1 has protein sequence MAKWGEGDPRWIVEQRADATNVNNWHWTERDASNWSTERLKTLLLPVRVEGEEGACEVTEVSKLDGEASINNRKGKLIFFYEWAIKLAWTGTSKTGVKYKGYVEIPNLSDENDIDEVEILVSLAKDEPDTNLKTLMKQEGAKKIRDAMKTYISTLKTEFTQGMILPTVNGEHMETTPQVAPKAEDRKMAAKSSPAASQPKSIGVKIPTCKISLKDTFLTSPEELYRVFVTQEMVQAFTHAQATLEADKGGKFQLLDGSVTGEFVDLVPEKQLVMKWRFKSWPAGHFATITLNFNDKGGETEVCLEGKGIPVSEEERTKQGWQRYYFEGIKQTFGYGARLF, from the exons atgGCCAAGTGGGGGGAGGGAGATCCGCGCTGGATCGTGGAGCAGCGGGCGGACGCCACCAATGTCAACAACTGGCACTG GACGGAGCGAGATGCCTCCAACTGGTCTACGGAGCGGCTCAAAACTCTCCTCCTGCCTGTCAGGGTGGAGGGTGAGGAAGGGGCATGTGAGGTGACAGAAGTGAGCAAACTGGATGGAGAGGCCTCCATTAACAACCGAAAAGGGAAACTTATCTTTTTCTATGAATGGGCTATCAAGCTGGCATGGACTG GCACCTCGAAGACAGGAGTGAAGTACAAAGGTTATGTGGAGATTCCTAATCTCTCAGATGAAAATGACATCGATGAAGTTGAG ATCCTTGTCAGCCTTGCTAAAGATGAGCCTGACACTAACTTGAAGACCTTGATGAAGCAAGAAGGtgcaaaaaaaattagagatgCAATGAAAACTTACATCAGCACTCTCAAAACAG AATTCACCCAGGGCATGATTTTGCCCACAGTGAATGGTGAACATATGGAAACAACCCCTCAGGTGGCTCCTAAAGCAGAAGACCGCAAG ATGGCTGCTAAGAGCAGTCCTGCTGCATCGCAGCCCAAATCCATAGGAGTCAAGATCCCTACCTGTAAGATCAGCCTGAAGGACACCTTCTTAACATCTCCAGAGGAGCTCTACCGGGTATTCGTTACTCAGGAG ATGGTTCAAGCTTTCACCCACGCACAAGCCACCTTGGAGGCCGATAAAGGGGGCAAGTTTCAGTTGCTGGATGGCAGTGTCACAGGAGAGTTTGTTGACCTA GTTCCTGAGAAGCAACTTGTTATGAAATGGAGATTTAAATCTTGGCCAGCTG GGCACTTTGCAACCATTACCTTGAATTTCAATGACAAAGGTGGTGAGACAGAGGTGTGCTTGGAAGGCAAGGGCATTCCTGTCAGTGAGgaggaaagaacaaagcaaGGCTGGCAGCGCTACTACTTTGAGGGCATTAAACAGACATTTGGCTATGGCGCCCGCTTGTTTTAA
- the VIPAS39 gene encoding spermatogenesis-defective protein 39 homolog isoform X2 translates to MSRARADEEEYWHSSKFRAFTFDDEDDELSQLKESKRAVNSLRDIVDDDDDDLERVSWSGEPVGSISWSIKETASGSTSSLERRDSSLQKGSSSYAAFPKQVSSYSLSSLFKGRNKLPSFQSLSDALTDTGVKNYAPELRRPKAEYKDYSSDWSPKDTVRRMQRGKVCSLERFRSLQDKLVLLDEAVAGHDGNVITAVLIFLKRTLRREILFRELEVRQVALCHLIHFLKETGEQKFLLDLLRFLDRTEEVALSQYREHLNIQDVEKRREFLKGCIGLPFSAEDTSHIQDHYTLLERQIIIEANDRHLEMAGQSEIFRKYPRKASILNMPLVTTLFYSCFYHYREAEGTFSSPTNLKKTFKIPDKQYVLTALAARAKLRAWDDVDALLTTKNWLGYTKKKAPIGFHRLVEILQRNNAPVQVLQEYVRLVEDVETRLNLATKYKCHDVVIETYRDLKDRIQLTAYKCKVERGSAEEEKINSILNNMQIRWKN, encoded by the exons ATGAGCAGGGCGCGGGCGGACGAAGAGGAGTACTGGCACAGCTCCAAGTTTCGGGCCTTCACCTTCGACGATGAGGATGACGAGCTGTCGCAG CTAAAGGAATCCAAACGGGCAGTGAACAGCCTTCGGGATATcgttgatgatgatgatgatgacctTGAGAGGGTCAGCTGGAGTGGAGAACCTGTGGGAA GTATCTCCTGGTCAATCAAAGAGACAGCCTCTGGCAGCACTAGCTCACTGGAGAGACGAGACTCCAGCCTACAGAAGGGCTCTTCCTCCTATGCTGCTTTTCCTAAACAAGTTTCTTCATACTCCCTAAGCAGCCTGTTCAAAG gacGAAACAAACTTCCAAGTTTCCAGTCCCTTTCAGATG CCCTCACTGACACTGGAGTTAAAAACTATGCCCCAGAGCTGCGCAGACCGAAAGCTGAGTACAAG GATTACAGCAGTGACTGGAGCCCCAAAGACACAGTCAGGCGAATGCAGAGGGGCAAG GTCTGCTCTCTAGAGAGATTTCGCTCCCTGCAGGACAAGCTGGTGCTCTTGGATGAAGCTGTGGCAGGGCATGATGGGAATGTCATTACAGCT GTCCTGATATTCCTGAAACGGACGCTACGGAGAG AGATCTTGTTTCGGGAGCTGGAGGTGAGGCAGGTGGCCTTGTGTCATCTGATCCATTTCCTCAAAGAGACGGGTGAGCAGAAGTTCCTTCTGGATCTGCTCAG ATTCCTAGACAGGACTGAGGAAGTTGCT TTGTCCCAGTACCGGGAGCATTTGAACATCCAGGATGTAGAAAAAAGGAGGGAATTTTTGAAAGGCTGCATTgg GCTGCCATTCTCAGCTGAGGATACCTCCCACATCCAAGACCATTATACCCTATTGGAGCGACAGATCATCATTGAG GCTAATGATCGGCACTTGGAGATGGCTGGGCAGTCAGAAATATTTCGGAAATATCCTCGCAAGGCTTCAATTCTCAATATGCCATTAGTGACCACTCTCTTCTATTCCTGTTTCTACCACTACAGAGAGGCTGAG GGAACATTCAGCAGCCCCACCAAcctgaagaaaacatttaag ATTCCTGATAAGCAGTATGTGCTGACTGCCCTGGCTGCCCGTGCTAAGCTGCGAGCCTGGGATGATGTGGATGCCCTCCTCACCACCAAG AACTGGCTGGGCTACACCAAGAAGAAGGCACCTATTGGCTTCCACCGGCTCGTGGAGATCTTGCAGAGGAACAATGCTCCTGTGCAG GTGCTGCAGGAGTATGTGCGCCTAGTGGAGGACGTGGAGACCCGGTTGAACCTTGCTACCAAATACAAGTGCCATGATGTTGTCATTGAG ACATACAGGGATCTAAAGGATCGTATCCAACTGACAGCATATAAGTGCAAGGTGGAGCGGGGCTCTGCAGAAGAAGAGAAGATAAACAGCATTCTCAACAACATG CAAATCAGGTGGAAGAACTGA
- the VIPAS39 gene encoding spermatogenesis-defective protein 39 homolog isoform X1, whose protein sequence is MSRARADEEEYWHSSKFRAFTFDDEDDELSQLKESKRAVNSLRDIVDDDDDDLERVSWSGEPVGSISWSIKETASGSTSSLERRDSSLQKGSSSYAAFPKQVSSYSLSSLFKGRNKLPSFQSLSDALTDTGVKNYAPELRRPKAEYKDYSSDWSPKDTVRRMQRGKAEVNQWLRGHRYGVCSLERFRSLQDKLVLLDEAVAGHDGNVITAVLIFLKRTLRREILFRELEVRQVALCHLIHFLKETGEQKFLLDLLRFLDRTEEVALSQYREHLNIQDVEKRREFLKGCIGLPFSAEDTSHIQDHYTLLERQIIIEANDRHLEMAGQSEIFRKYPRKASILNMPLVTTLFYSCFYHYREAEGTFSSPTNLKKTFKIPDKQYVLTALAARAKLRAWDDVDALLTTKNWLGYTKKKAPIGFHRLVEILQRNNAPVQVLQEYVRLVEDVETRLNLATKYKCHDVVIETYRDLKDRIQLTAYKCKVERGSAEEEKINSILNNMQIRWKN, encoded by the exons ATGAGCAGGGCGCGGGCGGACGAAGAGGAGTACTGGCACAGCTCCAAGTTTCGGGCCTTCACCTTCGACGATGAGGATGACGAGCTGTCGCAG CTAAAGGAATCCAAACGGGCAGTGAACAGCCTTCGGGATATcgttgatgatgatgatgatgacctTGAGAGGGTCAGCTGGAGTGGAGAACCTGTGGGAA GTATCTCCTGGTCAATCAAAGAGACAGCCTCTGGCAGCACTAGCTCACTGGAGAGACGAGACTCCAGCCTACAGAAGGGCTCTTCCTCCTATGCTGCTTTTCCTAAACAAGTTTCTTCATACTCCCTAAGCAGCCTGTTCAAAG gacGAAACAAACTTCCAAGTTTCCAGTCCCTTTCAGATG CCCTCACTGACACTGGAGTTAAAAACTATGCCCCAGAGCTGCGCAGACCGAAAGCTGAGTACAAG GATTACAGCAGTGACTGGAGCCCCAAAGACACAGTCAGGCGAATGCAGAGGGGCAAG GCTGAAGTGAACCAATGGCTGAGAGGCCACAGATATGGG GTCTGCTCTCTAGAGAGATTTCGCTCCCTGCAGGACAAGCTGGTGCTCTTGGATGAAGCTGTGGCAGGGCATGATGGGAATGTCATTACAGCT GTCCTGATATTCCTGAAACGGACGCTACGGAGAG AGATCTTGTTTCGGGAGCTGGAGGTGAGGCAGGTGGCCTTGTGTCATCTGATCCATTTCCTCAAAGAGACGGGTGAGCAGAAGTTCCTTCTGGATCTGCTCAG ATTCCTAGACAGGACTGAGGAAGTTGCT TTGTCCCAGTACCGGGAGCATTTGAACATCCAGGATGTAGAAAAAAGGAGGGAATTTTTGAAAGGCTGCATTgg GCTGCCATTCTCAGCTGAGGATACCTCCCACATCCAAGACCATTATACCCTATTGGAGCGACAGATCATCATTGAG GCTAATGATCGGCACTTGGAGATGGCTGGGCAGTCAGAAATATTTCGGAAATATCCTCGCAAGGCTTCAATTCTCAATATGCCATTAGTGACCACTCTCTTCTATTCCTGTTTCTACCACTACAGAGAGGCTGAG GGAACATTCAGCAGCCCCACCAAcctgaagaaaacatttaag ATTCCTGATAAGCAGTATGTGCTGACTGCCCTGGCTGCCCGTGCTAAGCTGCGAGCCTGGGATGATGTGGATGCCCTCCTCACCACCAAG AACTGGCTGGGCTACACCAAGAAGAAGGCACCTATTGGCTTCCACCGGCTCGTGGAGATCTTGCAGAGGAACAATGCTCCTGTGCAG GTGCTGCAGGAGTATGTGCGCCTAGTGGAGGACGTGGAGACCCGGTTGAACCTTGCTACCAAATACAAGTGCCATGATGTTGTCATTGAG ACATACAGGGATCTAAAGGATCGTATCCAACTGACAGCATATAAGTGCAAGGTGGAGCGGGGCTCTGCAGAAGAAGAGAAGATAAACAGCATTCTCAACAACATG CAAATCAGGTGGAAGAACTGA
- the SAMD15 gene encoding sterile alpha motif domain-containing protein 15: MGTARRGAETPERGGGNTRAQGGNTRAKGAEGKQPGGCVRARREIVAAWLTGGGRESRVRLQEVAVTVVTGPRKNASSGGLGMESGGARPGVEGPEPEGAPRAACPFLTWSAEEVAEWVAQLGFPQYEECIRANGITGRRLILANCSNLPAMGVTDFGHMQELSRHVRKLLGIEEPLFNRSIALPYRDNMGLFLERKSRTGKKADALTFSQFIEKAGLKPYTTVPPLQQSQTTVEADTVPSLEGSQTRVERGCSPCVTEAELETCAELLPL, from the exons ATGGGCACGGCTCGGCGGGGGGCGGAAACACCCGAGCGCGGCGGCGGAAATACCCGAGCGCAGGGAGGAAACACCCGAGCGAAGGGGGCGGAAGGGAAACAGCCGGGCGGGTGCGTGCGAGCCAGGAGAGAGATAGTGGCGGCCTG GCTGACAGGTGGCGGAAGGGAGAGCCGGGTGCGCCTCCAGGAAGTGGCGGTTACCGTGGTAACGGGGCCCCGGAAGAACGCGTCCAGTGGAGGCCTGGGGATGGAGTCGGGGGGGGCGCGCCCAGGGGTCGAGGGGCCGGAGCCCGAGGGAGCGCCGCGGGCCGCCTGCCCCTTCCTGACCTGGAGTGCCGAGGAGGTGGCTGAGTGGGTGGCGCAGCTCGGTTTTCCCCAGTACGAG GAATGCATCAGAGCCAACGGCATCACTGGGCGCCGCCTCATCCTCGCGAATTGCTCCAACCTGCCAGCCATGGGCGTCACGGACTTCGGCCACATGCAG GAATTGTCACGACATGTGCGCAAGTTGCTGGGGATTGAGGAGCCTCTCTTCAACAGATCCATTGCCCTCCCGTACAGAGACAACATGGGACTGTTCCTAGAGAGAAAGTCCCgaacaggaaagaaagcagatgcCCTCACTTTCTCACAGTTTATTGAAAAAGCAGGACTGAAGCCCTATACAACAGTTCCTCCTTTGCAACAATCCCAGACCACAGTGGAAGCAGATACAGTTCCATCTTTGGAAGGATCCCAGACCAGGGTGGAAAGGGGATGCTCTCCCTGTGTCACAGAGGCAGAATTAGAGACTTGTGCTGAACTTCTGCCTTTGTAA